GGATTTCGTGCGTCAGGTGGTGGAAGAATTGGGTCGTGTCGATCAGTGGCGCGTATTTCTCAAGCCCGGAAAGCCTCTGGCCTTCGGTGACGTAGCCGGTACGCCGTTCATCGGTCTGCCGGGCAACCCGGTCTCGACCTTCGTGACCTTTTTCCTGTTCGTGCGTCCGGCAATCCGTGTTCTCTCTGGTGCGGACCCCGACATCGATCGCCCCCCCCTGCGTTTGCCCCTGGCTGAGTCCCGACCGGCTGGGGATCGGCCGGAGTTCGTGCGCGTGCGCCGAACGCGGGACGGGGCAGGGCAGACCAATCTCTCGGTTTTCCGCAATCAGAATTCCGGCCTGCTGAGCTCGATGGCCTGGGCGGATGGCGTGGCCCTGATGCCCGTGGGCGTCGATCTGGTCGCGGGCGATGTCGTCGATTATTTTCCTTTTGAAGCGTGGTATTTATGAGCGAACAGCAGTTGACCCATCTCGATGAAACCGGCGCGGCACGCATGGTGGATGTGGGGGCAAAGGCCCATACGGAGCGCGTGGCACTGGCTGAGTCCTTTATCCGGATGGAAGCGGCCACTCTCGAGCTGATTCTGTCCGGCGGGCATAAAAAGGGCGATGTCCTGGCAGTGGCCCGGGTTGCGGGCATCATGGCGGCAAAGAAGACCTGGGATCTGATCCCGATGTGTCACCCCCTGTTGCTGACCAAGGTTTCGGTAACCCTGACACCCGATCGCGAACGCAGTGGCGTGCACATTCTTGCCGAGTGTCGTTTGACCGGGCAGACCGGCGTGGAGATGGAGGCGTTGACGGCCGCATCCGTGGCGGCCCTGACCTTGTACGACATGTGCAAGGCCGTGGATCGGGGAATGGAGATCGCGCAGACCCGTTTGCTCGAGAAGCATGGGGGCAAGACGGGATCGTGGATGCGGTAATCGCCAATCAGGGGAGGGGCTGCTGGCGATTCGAAATGTTTCTTTGGAAATACCGCTTGCCTTCGGTGCGCTCAGCATCTATCGTTATATCCATTGAGATCGAGCGCTCTCCTGCCCGATAGTCCCTTGAGAATCATCGGCACTCCGACATTGCCGATGATTCCCTTTTTTTCCGACTGGCGCGCAACGCGTGTTTGACGCGCCGTACCGGAAGGTGGCCGTTTCAGCGGCGGTTGGCAAGGATGCCCGAATGGCGGCCTTCTGCGGCAAGGTTGCCAGCGCAGGAGCGCCTGATGCCCTGAGCGGGATCCGAGGATTCTTGATTCATACCGTATATTGAATTGGATTGTTCTATGACTAGCCTGGTGGACCCTTTCGGTCGTTCAATTAACTATCTGCGTCTCTCCGTGACCGATCGTTGCGATCTTCGCTGCTTCTACTGCATGCCGGAAGGATTCAACGACTTCGAGGTTCCGGAGCACTGGCTGACGGTTGGCGAGATCGAACGTCTGGTCGGCGTGATGGCCGAGATGGGGCTCAAGCATGTGCGTATCACCGGTGGCGAGCCCCTGGTTCGTCGGGGCATCGAGGACATCGTCCGCAGCATCGATGCCTTGCCGCAGATTCGTGATATCGCCCTGTCCACGAACGCCACCCGACTGGCGAAGATGGCCGAGCCGCTGAAGGCGGCCGGGGTCGACCGGATCAACGTCAGTCTCGATACGCTCGATCCGGAACGATTCCGCCGGATCACCCAGGGTAAGCTGGACAAGGTCCTGTCGGGCCTGATGGCCGCGAAGGCGGCTGGCATCGCCCCCATCAAGATCAACATGGTCGTGATGAAGGGGATCAACGAGGATGACGTCGAGTCGGTGCTCGAGTTCTGCATCGAACACGGCTTCGTTCTGCGGATGATCGAAACCATGCCGATGGGCGATACCGGCCGCGACGCGATCGATCATTATGTGAGTCTGCAGGACATCAAGAAGCGACTGGCCGAACGTTATCCGCTGATCCCGGTGATCAATCCCGTCGACGGTGCCGGACCGGCCCGCTATCTGCAGGTTGCCGGTACAGAGACGCAGATTGGTTTCATCACTCCGATGTCCGAGCACTTCTGCGGCACTTGCAATCGTGTCCGGCTTTCCGTGGACGGCACCATGTACATGTGCCTGGGCCAGGAACACAACTTTTCGTTCCGCCCGCTCCTGCGCAAAGGTATCCCCGACGACGAGCTCAAGGCGGCGCTGATTTCGGCGATCGGCCTCAAGCCCGAGCGCCACGAGTTCCAGGACAAGCCGGAGAAGGTCATCCGGTTCATGTCCATGACGGGTGGTTGAGGCCGGACCGGCTCGATCGACAGGGATCGGGCAGAAACGAAAAACCCGGGCATCTGCCCGGGGTTTTTGTGCGTTCGGCCAGACTCAGTCCAGCGTCAGCAGCGGGTAGTGCCCGTTCTCGTCATGGACCTCGGCACCCGTCAACGGCGGATTGAACACGCAGATCAGGCGCATGTCCTCCGTGCCGCCGCGCAGGTAATGCCGGTCGTGGTTGTTGAGCAGATACATCATCCCGTCGCGGATCTGGTGGGTCGTGTCGGCTTCGATGTCGTAGATCTCGCCGTTGCCGGCGACGCAGTAGACGGCCTCGATATGATTGGCGTAATGGATGTAGGTTTCCGTGCCAGCCCGGATGATGGTGTCATGAAAGGAGAACCCGACGCGGTCGTCGGCCAGCACCAGCCGACGGCTGACCCAGTTGCCGTTTTCGGCTTCCACTTCGCGGTCCGTGCCCAAGATGTCCTGATCCAGATTGCGTACGATCATGTTGGTCCTCGTAGAGTTATTCGTTGATGGGATGCTTCGCGGCAGCGGCCGTGATGGATGCCTCGAGAATGTCCAGACCCTTGTCGAGCTCGGCTTCGGAGATGGTCAGCGGTGCCAGGAATTTGATGACCTGATCGGTGGCGCCCGCCGTCTCTGCAATGAGGCCGCGTTCGAAACCTTCGCGCGAGATCTGGCCGCAGAAACCCTCGACCGGGGATTCGATGCCCCAGATCATGCCCAGTCCCCGCACGTCGCCGATGTGCTGGGGGAAGCGGGCGGCGATGGCCTTCATCCGCTGTTCGACTTTGGCGCCCTTGGCGAGAATTTCCTTGGAGAACGTATCGTTGTCCCAGCGTTCCAGCGCCTTGGCGCCGGCGACGAAGGCCAGACTGTTGCCGCGGAAGGTGCCCGTATGTTCGCCGGGTGACCACTGGTCGATTTCCGGGCGCATCAGCACGATGGCCATGGGCAGGCCCGTGCCGATCGATTTGGACACCGTGACGATGTCCGGCTTGATGCCGGCACGCTCGAAGCTGAAGAAGTTGCCGGTGCGCCCGTTGCCCATCTGGATGTCGTCCACGATCAGCAGGATGTCGAGATCCCGGCACATTTTTTCCAGCTTCTTGAGCCATTCGACGCTGGCTATGTTGATGCCGCCTTCGCCCTGAATCGTCTCCACGATGATGCCGGCTGGAACCTCGTAGCCCGAACTCGCATCCTCGTAGTAGTGGCGCATCATGTCGATGCTGTCCATCTGGTTCTCGCTGTCGAAGTAGTTGTCGAACGGCATCTTGGTGACGTTCAGCGGCACGCCGTAGTAATCGTCGTGGTAGAACTCGTTACCGGTGACGGCCAGTGCCCCCAGGGTGTGGCCGTGGTAGGCATTGGTGAAGGCGACGATCTTCGAGCGCTGCTTGACCTTGCGGGCGAGTTTCAGGGCGGTTTCGACGGCATTGGTACCGGTCGGGCCGACGAATTGGATCTTGTAGTCCAGGCCGCGCGGCTTGAGGATCGTATTCTGGAGCTTCTCGATGAAGTGGTACTTGGCGTCGGTAGCCTTGTCGAGGGCGTTGGTCACGCCATCGCGTTCGATGTACTCGATGATCGCCCGCTTGATGGCCGGGTCGTTGTGGCCGTAGTTCAGCGAGCCGGCGCCACCGAAGAAGTCGATGTAGGTCTTGCCCGTGTGATCCCACATCGTGGCGTTTTGTGCCTTGACGAAGATCGTGGGGAACGAGCGGATGTAGCCGCGGACGTTGGATTCGTATTTTTCGAACAGATCAATGTTCATTCAGTGTCCCTCTAATTAGGTTGGTCGATAGGTGGCTGTGGATCGGCCATGCTCGGCGTGCAAGCCGCATGGGCGCGCCGACTGTGATGGATACCCGGTGACGACTGTTAGTCTAGACCAACCGGGTCCAGATCGATCCAGTAGGTATCTTCAGGTTGATGGCCATCGCCGAGTAGTTCGGCGGACAGGTAGGGTTGCGTTTGAATCGGTTTGTCCAGTTGTTTCGCCCACCGCGTGAACAGGGCCTGCGAGGCGGAATTGTCCGGGGAAATGGTGAGTTCGATCCGCCGGATATCCCGGAACCAGTCGCGGCTTTCCAGGGCGTTGAGCAAACCGGATGCCACGCCGCGGCCGCGCATGTCGGGATCGACGGCGATCTGCCAGACGAACAGGGTGCCCGGTGCGTCGGGCAGGCGATAGCCGGTCAGGAATCCGACGAGACGATCCTCGGTTTCCGCGATGGCGCAGGTGGCATGAAAATGGTCTGAAAGCAGGAAGTAGAGATAGGCCGAATTGACATCCAGTGTGCCAGCCCGAAGTACCATCTGATGAATGCGCGCGCCGTCCGAGAGGCGTGGTTCACGATAGGTAATTGTCATGTTCTGGGTCGTCAGCTACGCCATAAATTGGCGGCTACGTTTGTGCAAATGAGTCGATAGGATAGTCGGCCCGGCCCGTAAATTCAAATCGTTGCCGGGCCGTTGCTGGTTCGGGACTGCTTGAATCCCTTGGCGGCGGGGGGATTGAGCGTATTGATTCTTCGAGCAATTTTTAATCGATCAGGCGGATTCGCCCATTAAAGGTATCGCCCGGATGGTGTCGGGATCGGGTTCCGAATTACAGCGGGTTCAGGGTGGTTGCCAGTTTGCTGCCACTTTGCAGACAGTCACCGACGGCAATGCCGGACTTCCAGTTTCCAGTTAGATAGAGGCCGGGTAAGCGTGCGTTTTCCGTTTCGATGGCCCTGAGGCGATCGAGGTGCCCGAGTTCGTATTGGGGAATCGCCTTTGGCCAACGTTGGACCTGCGCGAATTCGGCCGCGCCCTGGATACCCAGCAAGGGAGCAAGGTCGGCGAGGACGCGCCCAACGAGCGTGTCGTCATCCCCTTCGGCGGCCTCGGGGCGCCGGCGTCCGCCGATAAAGGCGGTGAGCAGTACCTTGCCTTCCGGGGCCCGGTTGGGGAACAGCGTGGAGGAGAAGAGGACGCCCAGCGTCTGGCGCTGTTCCCGTCCCGGAATCAGCATGCCGAATCCGTTGAGCGGGTGCGCCACCCGTCCACGGTCGAAACCCAGAACCACGGCGGTGACGGCGGGGTATTCGATCTCGTCGAGCAAGCGGGCCAGTTCCGGGTTGTGGGGCGCTAGCAGGCGGGCGGCGGCGAACGCAGGAACCGCCAGGACGATCTCCCTGGCTGCAATGGGCGAACCCGTGGGTGGATGGGCGACCCAGCTGCC
The Halothiobacillus diazotrophicus DNA segment above includes these coding regions:
- the ectB gene encoding diaminobutyrate--2-oxoglutarate transaminase; this encodes MNIDLFEKYESNVRGYIRSFPTIFVKAQNATMWDHTGKTYIDFFGGAGSLNYGHNDPAIKRAIIEYIERDGVTNALDKATDAKYHFIEKLQNTILKPRGLDYKIQFVGPTGTNAVETALKLARKVKQRSKIVAFTNAYHGHTLGALAVTGNEFYHDDYYGVPLNVTKMPFDNYFDSENQMDSIDMMRHYYEDASSGYEVPAGIIVETIQGEGGINIASVEWLKKLEKMCRDLDILLIVDDIQMGNGRTGNFFSFERAGIKPDIVTVSKSIGTGLPMAIVLMRPEIDQWSPGEHTGTFRGNSLAFVAGAKALERWDNDTFSKEILAKGAKVEQRMKAIAARFPQHIGDVRGLGMIWGIESPVEGFCGQISREGFERGLIAETAGATDQVIKFLAPLTISEAELDKGLDILEASITAAAAKHPINE
- a CDS encoding ectoine synthase, giving the protein MIVRNLDQDILGTDREVEAENGNWVSRRLVLADDRVGFSFHDTIIRAGTETYIHYANHIEAVYCVAGNGEIYDIEADTTHQIRDGMMYLLNNHDRHYLRGGTEDMRLICVFNPPLTGAEVHDENGHYPLLTLD
- the moaA gene encoding GTP 3',8-cyclase MoaA, which encodes MTSLVDPFGRSINYLRLSVTDRCDLRCFYCMPEGFNDFEVPEHWLTVGEIERLVGVMAEMGLKHVRITGGEPLVRRGIEDIVRSIDALPQIRDIALSTNATRLAKMAEPLKAAGVDRINVSLDTLDPERFRRITQGKLDKVLSGLMAAKAAGIAPIKINMVVMKGINEDDVESVLEFCIEHGFVLRMIETMPMGDTGRDAIDHYVSLQDIKKRLAERYPLIPVINPVDGAGPARYLQVAGTETQIGFITPMSEHFCGTCNRVRLSVDGTMYMCLGQEHNFSFRPLLRKGIPDDELKAALISAIGLKPERHEFQDKPEKVIRFMSMTGG
- the moaC gene encoding cyclic pyranopterin monophosphate synthase MoaC; translated protein: MSEQQLTHLDETGAARMVDVGAKAHTERVALAESFIRMEAATLELILSGGHKKGDVLAVARVAGIMAAKKTWDLIPMCHPLLLTKVSVTLTPDRERSGVHILAECRLTGQTGVEMEALTAASVAALTLYDMCKAVDRGMEIAQTRLLEKHGGKTGSWMR
- the ectA gene encoding diaminobutyrate acetyltransferase; the encoded protein is MTITYREPRLSDGARIHQMVLRAGTLDVNSAYLYFLLSDHFHATCAIAETEDRLVGFLTGYRLPDAPGTLFVWQIAVDPDMRGRGVASGLLNALESRDWFRDIRRIELTISPDNSASQALFTRWAKQLDKPIQTQPYLSAELLGDGHQPEDTYWIDLDPVGLD